A part of Pseudomonas sp. HR96 genomic DNA contains:
- a CDS encoding DUF1254 domain-containing protein, whose protein sequence is MKPLYRHAIVAALCALPLAATWADTPSLSASETTAIAKQAYLYGYPVVEMYKTLYAQAVDQGGADYKAEFNRIGNTARVFTPRDKAFVTPNSDTPYSFLWLDLRAEPQVLSLPAIEAQRYYSVQLIDLYTQNFDYLGTRTTGNQGGTFLIAGPHWQGPVPSGIAKAVHSESDIVYALYRTQLFDEADLAKVREIQAGYRVQPLSGYLGQPPAPKPAAIAWPRPQADMSDSPALFRYLSFMLAFAAPQPAEKDLLARLARIGVTPGGSFDEQRLSEGQRAALQAGIDAGKAEFAQFKKTRVDTHQISSSDLFGSRAHLQGNTLYRYAGANMGIFGNSAEEANYIGYFTDAQGRPANGASRDYRLHFAKDQLPPARAFWSLTMYDGATKLLVENPLQRYLINSRMLDSLARDADGGITLYLQPHSPGKARESNWLPTPAGPFYAVLRVYMPGPELASGQWRQPPLQSTDR, encoded by the coding sequence ATGAAGCCTCTCTATCGTCACGCCATCGTCGCGGCCCTCTGCGCCCTGCCGCTGGCTGCCACCTGGGCCGATACGCCGTCGCTGTCCGCCAGCGAGACCACGGCGATTGCCAAGCAGGCCTACCTGTACGGCTACCCTGTGGTGGAAATGTACAAGACGCTCTATGCCCAGGCCGTGGACCAGGGTGGCGCGGACTACAAGGCTGAGTTCAACCGCATCGGCAACACCGCCAGGGTATTCACGCCCCGCGACAAGGCCTTCGTCACCCCTAACTCCGACACGCCCTACTCGTTTCTGTGGCTGGACCTGCGTGCCGAACCTCAGGTGCTGAGCCTGCCGGCCATCGAGGCGCAGCGTTATTACTCGGTGCAATTGATCGACCTCTACACGCAGAACTTCGACTATCTGGGCACGCGAACCACCGGCAATCAGGGCGGCACCTTTCTGATCGCCGGGCCGCATTGGCAAGGGCCGGTGCCCAGCGGCATCGCCAAGGCCGTGCACAGTGAAAGCGACATTGTCTACGCCCTGTACCGCACCCAGCTGTTCGATGAAGCGGACCTGGCCAAGGTGCGCGAGATCCAGGCCGGCTACCGCGTGCAACCCTTGAGCGGCTACCTCGGGCAACCGCCGGCGCCCAAGCCAGCCGCTATTGCCTGGCCAAGGCCTCAGGCAGACATGAGCGACAGCCCGGCACTGTTTCGCTATCTGAGCTTCATGCTGGCGTTCGCTGCGCCGCAGCCTGCCGAAAAGGACCTGCTCGCACGCCTGGCGCGCATCGGCGTGACGCCGGGCGGGTCGTTCGACGAACAGCGTCTGAGCGAGGGCCAGCGCGCCGCTCTGCAGGCCGGCATCGATGCCGGCAAGGCCGAGTTCGCGCAATTCAAGAAGACCCGGGTCGACACCCACCAGATCAGCAGCAGCGACCTGTTCGGCAGTCGTGCTCACCTGCAGGGCAACACCCTGTACCGCTACGCCGGCGCCAACATGGGGATCTTCGGCAACTCCGCCGAGGAGGCGAATTACATCGGCTACTTCACCGATGCCCAGGGCCGCCCGGCCAACGGCGCGAGCCGCGACTACCGGCTGCATTTCGCCAAGGATCAACTGCCGCCAGCCAGGGCGTTCTGGTCACTGACGATGTACGACGGTGCCACCAAGCTGCTGGTGGAAAACCCCCTGCAGCGCTACCTGATCAATTCGCGAATGCTCGACAGCCTGGCCCGCGACGCCGACGGCGGCATCACCCTGTACCTGCAACCGCACTCTCCGGGTAAAGCCCGCGAGAGCAACTGGTTGCCGACGCCGGCAGGCCCCTTCTATGCGGTGCTGCGGGTCTACATGCCGGGCCCGGAGTTGGCCAGCGGGCAATGGCGCCAGCCGCCGCTGCAAAGCACTGACCGTTGA
- a CDS encoding transporter, which produces MDFRRRTGYLTAMTLAVSPLLPATAWADNARDWQNTPIDLNMLFGYYNVIDTNTPIDTALPIKGLSLNANVYIARYARSFDLDGRNTAVEILQPYADLSASFDNAQYFSGTKHNGGRGDTQLVFAHNFFGGPALSAEEFAKWTPETFLSGALTLITPTGDYDKNRIINIGSNRWAVKPEIAFGTPIGPTWLEFNTYATLYGDNDDYQGNSKLEQKPLYAIESHYSYTINRALWIGLDATYSAGGETRVDGVNQDNKQQNTLVGASLGFMLSPQFGGLVAYSDTVSERTASPDVNTWTLRLQYVW; this is translated from the coding sequence ATGGATTTTCGCCGTCGCACCGGTTACCTCACCGCCATGACCCTGGCCGTGTCGCCGCTCCTGCCTGCCACGGCCTGGGCCGACAACGCGCGGGACTGGCAGAACACGCCGATCGACCTGAACATGCTGTTTGGCTACTACAACGTCATCGACACCAATACGCCGATCGACACGGCGCTGCCGATCAAGGGCCTGTCGCTCAACGCCAATGTCTACATCGCCCGCTACGCGCGCTCCTTCGACCTCGACGGGCGCAACACGGCGGTAGAAATCCTGCAGCCCTATGCCGACCTCTCGGCCTCCTTCGACAACGCCCAGTACTTCAGCGGCACCAAGCACAACGGCGGGCGCGGCGACACCCAGCTGGTGTTCGCCCACAACTTCTTCGGCGGCCCGGCACTGAGCGCCGAGGAATTCGCCAAGTGGACCCCCGAGACCTTCCTCAGCGGCGCGCTGACGCTGATCACGCCGACCGGCGACTACGACAAGAACCGCATCATCAACATCGGCTCCAACCGCTGGGCGGTGAAACCGGAGATCGCCTTTGGCACACCCATCGGCCCGACCTGGCTGGAGTTCAACACCTACGCAACGCTGTACGGCGACAACGACGACTACCAGGGCAACAGCAAGCTGGAGCAGAAACCGCTCTACGCCATCGAGAGCCACTACAGCTACACCATCAACCGCGCGCTGTGGATCGGCCTGGACGCCACCTACAGCGCCGGCGGCGAAACCAGGGTCGACGGCGTCAACCAGGACAACAAGCAGCAAAACACCCTGGTCGGCGCCAGCCTGGGTTTCATGTTGTCGCCGCAGTTCGGCGGCCTGGTGGCCTACAGCGACACCGTTTCCGAGCGCACCGCTTCACCGGACGTCAACACCTGGACGTTGCGCCTGCAATACGTCTGGTAA
- a CDS encoding DUF3313 domain-containing protein, with amino-acid sequence MKMPLLNTLVCCALLGLGGCASSQVDPSQYSGFLKDYSRLKPAQSPSGAPVMRWIDNDVNAAQYTQVYIEPSQFYPKPQPTAVISAQTLQAITRYYDSALKRELGKDLSIASAPGPHTLIVRPAITAVSTSNQGLKPYEVIPIALVAAAVNTASGGRDQNVDIATEAAVLDGDSNKVLAQVVRKGSGKPLENDKTQLGLEDVKPVLDGWAADMRASFEKIKAGNGS; translated from the coding sequence ATGAAGATGCCGCTGCTCAACACGCTGGTCTGCTGCGCCCTGCTGGGCCTGGGCGGCTGCGCCAGCTCCCAGGTCGACCCCAGCCAGTACTCGGGGTTTCTCAAGGACTACAGCCGCCTGAAACCGGCGCAAAGCCCCAGCGGCGCGCCGGTGATGCGCTGGATCGACAATGACGTCAATGCAGCGCAGTACACCCAGGTGTACATCGAGCCCAGCCAGTTCTACCCCAAGCCTCAGCCCACCGCCGTGATCTCGGCGCAGACCCTGCAAGCCATCACTCGATACTACGACAGTGCGCTCAAGCGTGAGCTGGGCAAGGACCTGAGCATCGCCAGCGCACCCGGCCCGCACACCCTGATCGTGCGGCCGGCGATCACCGCTGTGTCGACCAGCAACCAGGGCCTCAAGCCCTATGAGGTGATTCCTATCGCGCTGGTGGCAGCGGCCGTGAACACCGCGTCCGGTGGGCGTGACCAGAATGTCGATATTGCCACCGAGGCCGCCGTGCTCGACGGCGACAGCAACAAGGTGCTGGCCCAGGTGGTGCGCAAAGGCAGCGGCAAGCCGCTGGAAAACGACAAGACCCAACTCGGGCTGGAAGACGTCAAGCCGGTACTCGACGGCTGGGCCGCCGACATGCGTGCCAGCTTCGAGAAAATCAAGGCAGGCAACGGGAGCTAG
- a CDS encoding DUF2092 domain-containing protein → MTQRPCSCWLRALGASLALLASVAVQADDPPPVAAAEQDPRALKVLEQMGQYLRSLTHLHLIASSDTDQQLDDGQVVQFNKRTELLVTQPNKLRVSVADGPWRKTLYFNGKRFALFDEGQRYYASGAGPATIDGLLDDMYLRYGIELPLADLFRWDAGTAAAVGVSSALYINDQEIDGQLCAHYAYRQPGVDWQLWVHLGARPMPCQLVIIRQDIDGRPRHSVRYHWVQDKPAPASAFDFVPPADAQAVPLREISAPAQEAQP, encoded by the coding sequence ATGACCCAGCGTCCTTGCTCGTGCTGGCTGCGCGCCCTGGGCGCCAGCCTGGCATTGCTGGCCAGCGTGGCGGTGCAGGCCGACGACCCGCCGCCCGTTGCTGCGGCCGAACAGGACCCGCGTGCGCTCAAGGTGCTGGAGCAAATGGGCCAGTACCTGCGCTCGCTCACGCACCTGCATCTGATCGCCAGCAGCGACACCGACCAGCAGCTCGATGACGGCCAGGTGGTGCAGTTCAACAAGCGCACCGAGCTGCTGGTGACCCAACCGAACAAGCTGCGGGTCAGCGTCGCCGACGGCCCCTGGCGCAAGACCCTGTATTTCAACGGCAAGCGCTTCGCCCTGTTCGACGAAGGTCAGCGCTACTACGCCAGCGGCGCCGGCCCGGCGACCATCGACGGGCTGCTCGACGACATGTACCTGCGCTACGGCATTGAACTGCCGCTGGCCGACCTGTTTCGCTGGGATGCCGGCACCGCCGCGGCGGTCGGCGTGAGCAGCGCCCTCTACATCAACGACCAGGAGATCGACGGCCAGCTGTGCGCCCACTACGCCTACCGTCAACCCGGCGTGGACTGGCAACTGTGGGTGCACCTGGGTGCCCGGCCGATGCCGTGCCAATTGGTGATCATCCGTCAGGACATCGACGGCAGGCCGCGGCACAGCGTGCGTTACCACTGGGTGCAGGACAAGCCGGCGCCCGCCAGCGCCTTCGACTTCGTACCGCCGGCCGACGCTCAGGCGGTGCCGCTGCGCGAGATCAGCGCGCCCGCGCAGGAGGCGCAACCATGA
- a CDS encoding MoxR family ATPase: MSIRDEINDLQRLIAQDVLGQEQVIRQLLLAVLGNGHLLLESLPGLAKTRMVKALSRHLQAKMSRIQFTPDLLPSDITGAEILQQVEGRNQILFQQGPLFGNLILADEINRAPAKVQAALLEAMEERQITVAGVSHPLPALFVVMATQNPIEQEGTYPLPEAQMDRFLMKVLLDYPAPAAESQVLQLLRSEEQQAGQPHAPAPEGLAQEVLFAARREISAIHVAPAIDRYLIDLIDATRHPAQYDSDLARWIELGASPRGGIALDRLARSHAWLEGADFVAPDDVRAVLHPVLRHRLKLSYDAVADGVGVEQVLDRLLDKVAITT; encoded by the coding sequence ATGAGTATCCGCGACGAGATCAACGACCTGCAGCGGCTGATCGCCCAGGATGTGCTGGGCCAGGAGCAGGTCATCCGGCAGCTGCTGCTGGCCGTGCTGGGCAACGGCCACCTGCTGCTCGAAAGCCTGCCGGGGCTGGCCAAGACGCGCATGGTCAAGGCCCTGTCTCGACACCTGCAGGCAAAGATGAGCCGTATCCAGTTCACCCCCGACCTGCTGCCCTCGGACATCACCGGCGCAGAAATCCTGCAGCAGGTCGAGGGGCGCAACCAGATCCTGTTCCAGCAGGGGCCGCTGTTCGGCAACCTGATCCTGGCCGACGAAATCAACCGCGCCCCGGCCAAGGTCCAGGCCGCCCTGCTCGAAGCCATGGAGGAGCGCCAGATCACCGTGGCCGGGGTCAGTCACCCGTTGCCGGCGCTGTTCGTGGTCATGGCCACGCAGAACCCCATCGAGCAGGAAGGCACCTACCCGCTGCCCGAAGCGCAGATGGACCGCTTCCTGATGAAGGTGCTGCTCGACTACCCGGCGCCAGCGGCAGAAAGCCAGGTGTTGCAGCTGCTGCGCAGCGAGGAGCAACAGGCCGGGCAGCCGCACGCGCCCGCACCCGAGGGCCTGGCTCAGGAGGTGCTGTTCGCCGCGCGGCGCGAGATCAGCGCGATTCATGTGGCGCCGGCCATCGACCGCTACCTGATCGATTTGATCGATGCCACTCGCCATCCGGCGCAATACGACAGCGACCTGGCGCGCTGGATAGAGCTGGGCGCCAGCCCGCGCGGCGGTATTGCCCTGGACCGTCTGGCGCGCAGCCACGCCTGGCTCGAAGGCGCCGACTTCGTCGCTCCGGATGACGTGCGAGCGGTGCTGCACCCGGTGCTGCGCCACCGCCTCAAGCTCAGCTACGACGCAGTCGCCGATGGCGTCGGCGTCGAGCAGGTGCTCGATCGCCTGCTCGACAAAGTTGCCATCACCACCTGA
- a CDS encoding DUF58 domain-containing protein, with amino-acid sequence MQDNPSPWHGVQVSLAELMALEFKARGLSLLAHQPRASLLAGNHGSRLRGRGLDFEELRRYQPGDDLRALDWRASSRRGLPYVKTYHEERDRPALLLVDQRMNMYFGSQRSFKSVLAAELAALLGWMAWQAGDRVGGLVFNDARIEAIAPRRSRQSVAALLAAISRQNAALSADSVLADAPGQLDLALRRCVQGGGHDQLICIVSDFAGCTEASVQLLRQLAAHNDVLALQVYDPLALRLPERGRVLVTQGQLQVELTLDRATVRKPLGDYLQGRLREVAELLRRSRVPLLMFSSGEEAPLQLRRELGREPRRGARSPV; translated from the coding sequence ATGCAGGACAATCCCTCACCCTGGCACGGCGTGCAGGTGTCGCTGGCCGAGCTCATGGCGTTGGAGTTCAAGGCCCGCGGCCTCAGCCTGCTGGCACACCAGCCACGGGCCAGCCTGCTGGCCGGCAATCACGGCTCGCGCCTGCGCGGCCGCGGCCTGGATTTCGAGGAGCTGCGCCGCTACCAGCCCGGCGACGATCTGCGCGCGCTGGACTGGCGCGCCAGCTCGCGGCGCGGCCTGCCCTACGTCAAGACCTACCATGAGGAGCGTGATCGCCCGGCCCTGCTGCTGGTGGACCAGCGCATGAACATGTACTTCGGCTCGCAGCGCAGCTTCAAGTCGGTGCTGGCCGCCGAGCTCGCCGCCCTGCTCGGCTGGATGGCCTGGCAGGCCGGCGATCGGGTCGGCGGCCTGGTGTTCAACGACGCCCGTATCGAAGCCATTGCCCCGCGCCGCAGCCGCCAGAGCGTGGCCGCCCTGCTGGCCGCGATCAGCCGGCAGAACGCTGCGCTGAGCGCTGACAGCGTACTGGCCGACGCCCCCGGACAGCTCGACCTGGCCCTGCGCCGCTGCGTGCAGGGCGGCGGGCATGACCAGCTGATCTGCATCGTCAGCGACTTCGCCGGCTGCACCGAGGCGAGCGTGCAGCTGTTGCGCCAACTGGCCGCACACAACGACGTGCTGGCCCTGCAAGTGTACGACCCGCTGGCGCTGAGGCTGCCCGAGCGCGGCCGGGTGCTGGTCACCCAGGGACAGCTGCAGGTCGAGTTGACCCTGGACCGCGCCACCGTGCGCAAGCCGCTGGGCGATTACCTGCAGGGGCGCCTGCGCGAAGTGGCCGAACTGCTGCGGCGCAGCCGGGTGCCCCTGCTGATGTTCAGCAGCGGTGAGGAGGCGCCGCTGCAACTGCGTCGTGAACTGGGCCGCGAACCTCGGCGTGGCGCCCGGAGCCCGGTATGA
- a CDS encoding DUF4381 domain-containing protein, protein MSSPAIEQLQELPLPAPVSYLPQTWGWLVLLGLVLLLALAASAWRWRHWRRDRYRRQALARLRQLERQLDTAALREVPELLKRVALSMPHQPPVASLTGQAWQAFLQASTSVPLPHDFAARLALLAYAPQARLEAMAPPQRLELLRLSRQWVESHHVAA, encoded by the coding sequence ATGAGCAGCCCGGCCATCGAGCAGTTGCAGGAGCTGCCGCTACCCGCGCCCGTCAGCTATCTGCCGCAGACCTGGGGCTGGCTGGTGCTGCTGGGGCTGGTCCTGCTGCTGGCGCTCGCGGCCAGCGCCTGGCGCTGGCGTCACTGGCGCCGTGACCGCTATCGGCGTCAGGCCCTGGCTCGGTTGCGTCAGCTGGAACGGCAGCTGGACACCGCCGCGCTGCGCGAGGTGCCCGAGTTGCTCAAGCGAGTGGCGTTGTCCATGCCGCACCAGCCGCCCGTGGCGAGCCTGACCGGCCAGGCCTGGCAGGCCTTCCTCCAGGCCAGCACCTCGGTGCCCCTGCCCCACGACTTCGCCGCGCGCCTGGCGTTGCTGGCCTACGCCCCGCAGGCGCGCCTGGAGGCCATGGCGCCACCTCAGCGTTTGGAATTGCTGCGCCTGAGCCGGCAATGGGTGGAGAGCCATCATGTGGCAGCTTGA
- a CDS encoding VWA domain-containing protein translates to MWQLDHPWLLALTLLAWPAWRYLPDYRERQRALRVPFFNALSQAVGQTPKRQGLRRHLVQLGLNLLVWLLLVIALSRPVWVQPPLLHQQPTRDLMLAIDISQSMETRDYSLADGSKVDRLSAVKQVVQGFIQQRKDDRLGLIVFGSGAFAQAPLTLDHASLALLLEQVGIGMAGPNTALGDAIGLTMRLLEHAPERDKVLILLTDGNDTSSRVAPLHAASMAAAAGIVVHTIGIGDPAASGDAKVDLDGLAAIATRTGGRFFRAEDSRALQQVYQTLDQITPHQVSTLSHQPKRDLFWLPLGAAMLLLGVFHGGAALRVYWRRARPLAQET, encoded by the coding sequence ATGTGGCAGCTTGACCACCCCTGGCTGCTGGCCCTGACGCTGCTGGCGTGGCCGGCCTGGCGCTACCTGCCCGACTACCGCGAACGCCAGCGCGCCCTGCGCGTACCGTTTTTCAATGCCCTGAGCCAGGCGGTCGGGCAGACGCCCAAGCGCCAGGGCCTGCGCCGCCACCTGGTGCAGCTGGGGCTGAACCTGCTGGTCTGGCTGCTGCTGGTGATCGCCTTGAGTCGGCCGGTGTGGGTGCAGCCACCGCTGCTGCATCAACAGCCGACCCGCGACCTGATGCTCGCCATCGATATTTCGCAATCCATGGAAACCCGAGACTACAGCCTCGCCGACGGCAGCAAGGTCGACCGCCTGAGCGCGGTCAAGCAAGTGGTGCAAGGCTTCATCCAGCAGCGCAAGGACGACCGCCTGGGCCTGATCGTGTTCGGCAGCGGCGCCTTTGCCCAGGCGCCGCTGACCCTCGACCACGCCAGCCTGGCGCTGCTGCTGGAGCAGGTGGGCATCGGCATGGCCGGCCCCAACACCGCCCTGGGCGACGCCATCGGCCTGACCATGCGCCTGCTGGAACATGCGCCGGAGCGCGACAAGGTGCTGATCCTGCTCACCGACGGCAACGACACCAGCAGCCGGGTCGCGCCCCTGCATGCAGCGAGCATGGCCGCCGCCGCCGGCATTGTGGTGCACACCATCGGCATCGGCGACCCGGCTGCCAGCGGCGACGCCAAGGTCGACCTCGACGGCCTCGCGGCCATCGCCACGCGCACCGGCGGGCGTTTCTTTCGCGCCGAAGACAGCCGCGCGCTGCAGCAGGTCTACCAGACCCTCGACCAGATTACCCCGCACCAGGTCAGCACCCTCAGCCACCAGCCCAAGCGCGACCTGTTCTGGCTGCCACTGGGCGCCGCCATGCTGCTGCTCGGTGTCTTTCACGGCGGCGCGGCGCTGCGCGTGTACTGGCGGCGTGCCCGGCCGCTGGCGCAGGAGACCTGA
- a CDS encoding VWA domain-containing protein gives MDIDLDALHFLRPAWLLLIPLALLLILAWRRLGDARGRFDGLIAEHLLRHLIVAPKGQARVQPIHLLGASLILGALAMAGPSWEQDRPAFLDNRAPLILALDLSPSMNGHDIAPSRLEAARHKLLDLVQRRHGGRIGLIAYAGSAHLVLPPSDDPALLTSFLQVLSSDLIATPGRDLAGVVEIANRLLAAEQSPGTLVLVTDAADPGQLPALGKLLDQQDLQLLIVAVNSQAEASLQQLADATDAPLGSLTGNDDDLDWIELHAQRHFQAASAEQQQLQWKDAGYWLLYPLLVLAFFSLRRGWSLNWGAALLALLLLGPPPAQAASLADAFFSADQQGRWAYEHHHYQQAAAHFRDPYWQGLAAYALGDYASAQAAFARLDSAAGYFYQGNSYVHLFKFDEAIDAYRQALARQPDFAQAQANLLLSEALQKDYRDAQDKAPEVKADALKYDKQAGQGKTHALAQGTTPSDAQWLENLSTSPAAFLQQKFRLEDAQRSAAAQVQP, from the coding sequence ATGGACATCGACCTCGACGCCCTGCACTTCCTGCGCCCAGCCTGGCTGTTGCTGATACCGCTGGCGCTGCTGCTGATCCTGGCCTGGCGGCGGCTGGGCGATGCGCGCGGGCGCTTTGACGGGCTGATCGCCGAGCACCTGCTGCGTCACCTGATCGTCGCGCCCAAGGGCCAGGCGCGGGTGCAGCCGATTCACTTGCTCGGTGCCAGCCTGATCCTCGGCGCCCTGGCCATGGCCGGGCCGAGCTGGGAACAGGATCGGCCGGCCTTTCTGGACAATCGCGCACCGCTGATCCTGGCTCTGGACCTGTCGCCGTCGATGAACGGGCACGATATCGCCCCCAGCCGCCTCGAAGCCGCCCGGCACAAGCTGCTGGACCTGGTGCAACGTCGGCATGGCGGGCGCATCGGCCTGATCGCCTACGCCGGCAGCGCCCATCTGGTGCTGCCACCCAGCGACGATCCGGCGCTGCTCACATCGTTCCTGCAGGTGCTGTCCAGCGACCTGATCGCCACACCGGGTCGCGACCTGGCTGGCGTGGTCGAGATCGCCAACCGGCTGCTGGCCGCCGAACAGAGCCCGGGCACGCTGGTGCTGGTCACCGACGCCGCCGACCCAGGGCAATTGCCAGCGCTGGGCAAACTGCTCGATCAGCAGGACCTGCAACTGCTGATTGTGGCGGTCAACAGCCAGGCCGAAGCCAGCCTGCAACAGCTGGCCGACGCCACCGACGCCCCGCTGGGCAGCCTGACCGGCAACGACGACGACCTGGACTGGATCGAGCTGCATGCGCAACGCCACTTCCAGGCTGCCAGCGCCGAGCAGCAGCAACTGCAATGGAAGGACGCCGGCTACTGGCTGCTCTACCCGCTGCTGGTGCTGGCCTTCTTCAGCCTGCGCCGCGGCTGGAGCCTGAACTGGGGCGCGGCGCTGCTGGCGCTGCTGCTGCTCGGGCCGCCGCCGGCCCAGGCCGCGAGCCTGGCCGACGCCTTCTTCAGCGCCGACCAGCAAGGTCGCTGGGCCTACGAACACCACCACTATCAACAGGCCGCCGCGCATTTCCGCGACCCGTACTGGCAAGGCCTGGCCGCCTATGCCCTGGGTGACTACGCCAGCGCCCAGGCCGCATTCGCCCGGCTCGACAGCGCCGCCGGCTACTTTTATCAGGGCAACAGCTACGTCCACCTGTTCAAATTCGACGAAGCCATCGACGCCTATCGCCAGGCACTGGCGCGCCAGCCGGACTTCGCCCAGGCCCAGGCCAACCTGCTGCTGAGCGAGGCCCTGCAGAAGGACTACCGCGACGCCCAGGACAAGGCCCCGGAGGTCAAGGCCGATGCGCTGAAGTACGACAAGCAGGCCGGGCAAGGCAAGACCCATGCGCTGGCGCAAGGCACCACGCCCTCCGACGCGCAGTGGCTGGAAAACCTCAGCACCTCGCCAGCGGCGTTCCTGCAACAGAAATTTCGCCTGGAAGACGCCCAGCGCAGCGCCGCCGCGCAGGTGCAACCATGA
- a CDS encoding BatD family protein, whose product MNRLTWTWTWTWIGAGLCLYLPAGLLGAAQLRIETHLEPASGAVAGQTLQLQVDVLTDSWFTAAPQLPALEVANAVVTPPSGEARHLNLSRDGVQFVALRYSYWLTPTRPGAFVVPALSIAVTPTQTVQSQALNFAVTQPAGVPIGQSVLVARAVSLSQTLEPSSSALQVGDSVRRQVTLSADGAQLMLLPAVPLAEVDGLRRYLDAPQLKALDDGRGQISGAQRSDGASYVIQRQGDFALPAIELSWWDSDAHRLRSAQLPALTFKARAAAARSTPWSVREDLDRLGQHGRIALSRHWLLWSLWALAAAALLYAARPGWRRARKWLQHQREQRRQRWLASPRQALQQVPGQLRGQPPRLDALYLWVRRTCGSTGLAPLRERLPIGLSEALYGRQPHAAQALQQLLRSPALKPDAGQSAAGKDVGGLQPLNPRFHPRSTALPDSHQASTSWQRRQLK is encoded by the coding sequence ATGAACCGCCTGACCTGGACCTGGACCTGGACCTGGATTGGTGCCGGGCTGTGTCTCTACCTGCCGGCCGGACTGCTCGGCGCCGCGCAGCTGCGCATCGAGACCCACCTGGAGCCGGCCAGCGGCGCGGTCGCCGGGCAAACCCTGCAACTGCAAGTGGATGTACTGACCGACAGCTGGTTCACCGCCGCGCCGCAACTGCCTGCGCTGGAAGTGGCCAACGCCGTGGTGACGCCGCCCTCCGGCGAAGCGCGGCACTTGAACCTGAGCCGCGACGGCGTGCAATTCGTTGCCTTGCGCTACAGCTATTGGCTGACCCCGACGCGGCCCGGGGCATTCGTCGTACCGGCGCTGTCGATCGCCGTGACCCCGACTCAAACCGTGCAGAGCCAGGCGCTGAATTTCGCGGTGACACAACCGGCAGGCGTGCCCATCGGGCAGTCGGTGCTGGTGGCGCGGGCGGTGAGCCTGAGCCAGACGCTTGAGCCATCGAGCAGCGCCCTGCAGGTCGGCGACAGCGTGCGGCGCCAGGTGACCCTCAGCGCCGACGGCGCGCAGCTGATGCTATTGCCCGCCGTGCCGCTGGCCGAAGTCGACGGACTGCGGCGCTATCTCGACGCCCCGCAGCTCAAGGCTTTGGACGATGGTCGCGGCCAGATCAGCGGCGCGCAACGCAGCGACGGTGCCAGCTACGTGATCCAGCGGCAGGGCGACTTTGCTCTGCCGGCCATCGAGCTGTCCTGGTGGGACAGCGACGCCCATCGGTTGCGCAGTGCGCAGCTGCCTGCCCTCACCTTCAAGGCCCGTGCCGCAGCGGCGCGCAGCACGCCCTGGTCGGTGCGCGAGGACCTTGACCGGCTCGGCCAGCACGGCCGTATCGCGTTGTCGCGGCATTGGCTGCTGTGGAGCCTGTGGGCCCTGGCCGCCGCGGCCCTGCTGTACGCCGCGCGGCCCGGCTGGCGGCGCGCGCGCAAGTGGCTGCAGCACCAGCGCGAGCAGCGACGTCAACGCTGGCTGGCTTCGCCGCGCCAGGCGCTGCAGCAAGTGCCCGGGCAACTGCGCGGCCAGCCGCCGCGCCTCGACGCGCTGTACCTGTGGGTGCGCCGGACGTGCGGCAGCACAGGCCTGGCGCCGCTGCGCGAGCGCTTGCCCATCGGGTTGAGTGAGGCGCTGTATGGCCGCCAGCCGCACGCCGCCCAGGCGCTGCAGCAATTGCTGCGCAGCCCGGCACTCAAGCCCGACGCTGGCCAGTCCGCCGCCGGCAAGGACGTCGGCGGCCTGCAACCGCTCAACCCCCGATTTCATCCACGCAGCACCGCACTACCCGACTCGCATCAAGCGAGCACGTCATGGCAACGGAGGCAACTGAAATGA